A segment of the Scophthalmus maximus strain ysfricsl-2021 chromosome 11, ASM2237912v1, whole genome shotgun sequence genome:
CCAATCCCACTCTTGTGTCACTCGTGTCTGATATAGTTCCCAAAATGTTGAGCTATTTTTTCAAGCCTATATTTGAAGTTTGGTACAGGGTCAGATCTATAACTTACctgttaaaaatcatttttcgtTTTCTGCTCCTACCAGAGTTCTTCTTAATCGCTGTATCATCCCTATTTGTTCTGGGCGTGCTGGCAATCATCGCTATCAATGCAACCATCGTCCTGTGTTACCTGAGACGACCAGCGAAAACACCTGCTGCATTGGTAAGGAGAATGAATAACAGGAAATTCAGTTGTGTAAAATTGTTCTGTATTTGGAAAGCAGAAGCCAAATCACAATGATCATGGAGatttaaagcaaaaaaggaCCACATAGTTGGTTGTAGATTGATACCACCTTGCATCACATGCCTCGTTATAACTTTGTGAGATGGCTCATAGGTGACAATAAAACAAAGTACTAATGccttcgtctcctcctgtctcactCCAGAAATCCCCTGCAAGTTACTGGCTTCCACTCTCTGCTGAAGAGGGCCCGATAGAGGTGGTCACAGACAAAGGATGGTTCCTATCCAGTATACCAGTTACAGAGGTAGAAAACTGTGCTGAACACCCAGCGACCTATTCAACGGAGAAcaacggagaggagaggaggacaagcATGGACAGTGGGGTCAGCATGGAGTCCAAATCTGCTACCAAGGACAGAGGAGGTCCTTCAATGACACAAGATGACAGTGGCTGCGGCAGCCTGGGAGGACCAGAGGGCTCCACCGACACTCAGACAGATTACCCCCTGCAGGAAGAGAGGACTGATTCGGAGAAAGTTCGTAAGCGGGAGGACAGCGGATTGGGGCTGGGCTGCCGGCTTGACTCTTCTACCATGGATCTGGACGGACGGGACAGCAGTCCTCTGAAGGAGTTGATTCCTGGGGGTAACTATCGCACCCAGAGCCCCTCTGCTGTGCCGATCCGTGACGATGAGGAGGCGTTTCAACAGACACCTCCAGATACACTTTTGGCCAAAGTGGTCACAGGTTACAGGGCTGGTCCTCAGATGTGTATCTGTTCAGGGGCGGGTCAGTGCACTTGGTGCCATGGACGTGGTCATTATGGATCTGACGTTATCAAACAATACAGATCCATGTGTATAGAAAAGGGACCACTGggctttaaatgtgattttgtggACTCTTACAAAGCCGGGCATTCGTTTTCAAGTTATTCTAAGAAATCACAAATGGACACCGTCAAAATGGacgatttaaaaaacacttttatacAACTGGAGGACACCTTCTCTCTGCTAACAACTCTGCCACCACTGCCCCTAGTGGACGGAGGACACGACTTCAATATGAACAATGTATCCCTCTCCCTAAGTGACGTACAGCTGAAAAGTGACTGATACACTGTGGAATGAGACAAGGCTATTAATAAAGTACCACTGACATACCATGTATGAGTGGTATAGTGGACCAATACACTCCCTTTACTCCACATGACACACGTTTCAATCATGAAATGGAGGCACTAGTAAGTATTTTGGGAGTATGGTGTAGTATTTTGATGACTTCCAATTCTGTGGAGGAAACAGAGCACTCAACACCTTGTTAGTCGTAAAGGAAGGCAACAAAATGGTTTAACCCCACAGCTGCTCGCTGGTAGCTGTTGGTTTGAGTCCCATGACAGATGGAGACTGCAATGACAAAGACTTTATGAAATCCTGTCCCAGTGGGTATATACAGCCGACCAAAATACACCATGACGGAAGTGAAACTGGTGTGGGAAGCAGTGCGGAAGAACGGTTCAACAGATATCTACTTTATGGACATTTTGCTCTTCCACCTCTGCCAAAAAAGAGCCCACTCTTAAAGATTCTGGTAATTTCTCAATATGTCATTGTTTAATGTTTTCAGACTGAATATGTGACTTTCATAGTGTCGACCTGTCCTCCAGCTACTTCCCTGACCCCTGaactatttatttaatgttttttttattttctaaatattgcTGTGATTAAAAGAAAGTATCTTCACTAAATGTTTGGtaaatttcatatatttatacgaaaaacaacaacaatcagtAAACAAATGACACGAGGGTGAGTTTCTTGAAACCATGACTCAAGCATGCATGTGAGGAAACtcctagaaaaaaaacaacggggggaaaaaaaaaacctgttacaAATCTATTAGCAGTACCTGGGATTCCCACATGCAAATTTACAAAAACCAGAGCAGTCGTTTTGCTTGTAAACTTACTAACACTTCCTCTCTCAGCTTTCCACTTTACAGAAAAAATGCCCTGCATTACATGGATAGAAAAAGTCAACAAATATTGTCAGCAGAGCTACATTTCCATAGATGCGGAACATTTCAGTCAGTTAAACAGTATCTTCACATCAGTCGTTGAATAAAGggcaatttttaattttacatagGCCATATGACTGCCTCACCTACCTGGCAGCAGTGAGGCAGAGATTAACCTGTTAATAGATTAACCTGACTGCAGCTCTACAGATTGTAATTTCAAGAGCTTTCCCTCTACAAGAGTCCCAAATTAGCTAATTAGTAATTATATAAATTCCAAGTACCAAAACCCTCTGATACGGAGTGAGCCTGGTGCTTTTGAAGCCTTCAATCAAAGACGGCCTGTGATCTGTAATATAATCACGAAGAAAGATATTCAGAGAAAGgagttttaatgttgtggtaTCACCACTGAGAGcctgaagtttttaaaaataattcaagttatagtcattaaaataatttctaagATTTCCCTTTTGATCTTGTGCATGTCTTCGTTATTTTGACTAAACTCAGAAGTTGACCTTTATTCACCTGATCGTAGGCAGCTCATATcagaaaaacatcagacagaaaggattttaaaaagtagaagAGACGAGTGGCGGGAAGTCACATGCATCTTACACAGAAACTCATCTGCCTAGTTGCTGTGGTTGAGTGGTGGATATTCTGCCTGTactctgtcgtgtgtgtgtgtgtgtgtgtgtgtgtgtgtgtgtgtgtgtgtgcgcacgtgcgtgTGTTGAGGCACAACATGATAAACATCTGTCAGCTTCTCGTGACGAATtgctaaaacttttttttccgtttttaattcatttttccattAAATAACATGACATAAAAATGCAATTTCGCACTCACATTCACATGATATACCTCTCTAGAAAGAGGCAGTGACTTCGGTCAAAAGTATCACATCActcaaattgaatttatttcaaAGGTAATATGATAAATTCCCTCTTCagcttaaacttttttttacattaattacagcagcaaaaatacaaacacaatcaattAACATACAGGCTGAAAAGAAGATGTGTGGCAGGTAGGAGAGTGAAAGACAGAGGATGTGGTTTACATTGTGGAAATGGTTGTCAGAATCAACTGccatcaacatgttttttatCCACAATGCTGCTGATTGTGAAAGGAGATCCCATCTTCAGACCGACCTTGCTGCAGATAGAGAAATCAAAAACCAAGTTTACCCATACAATCATAAAACAATTACTGTATGCATGAGGAAAGAAAGGCCTTTGAGCAACAGTCCACTTACGTGAGCACTTTGTCTTTCAATGACGGCTCTAAAGAGTAAGAGGAGACAATGAATTTGCATTACGACGATTGTGTGACAGATTCATCTCATAGTAGTCTTAATGTTTGGTGCTGTTGCACAGCAGCACCCATGCAAGCATACACGCCAGTTTCAACAGGTTAAagtattttcctgctgtattctgacatgggctcacttggacattttccagaaatgttaccagggggctggcaggaaaggttcTGGAGAaagtccggagcaacatttgtggacatttgcattctcacatacagtccCTCTGGAAAGGTTCAGGGAAATGTCAGTACTTTTGTGCATGTCTAAAAGTCTTCCTATTATAGGCGTCCACATAGGTGGATGGATTATTAACAAAATAACCAATTCAAATAAACGATGCTGTTAAATTTCTTGAATGAAAGTTTTCAACACTGTGTGCACCACAAATTCAATTCACCTCCATTGTATCTCAAAACATGGACAgataaaaacattcatatctGCATGAGTCAAAACAACTAGAGATAAGAGGTGGATGTATGTTTTTGCAATGGCTATTGCTCTGCTCACCTTTTTTCTTGCAGCATTTTTTGCACCTTTTGCATCTGTACTTGCTGCAGAATTGTACAATGGCAATGGCGAACAAGATGGCCAGAATGCCAAAGCCCACAGCGACCCCGACTCCCGTTGGGTTTACGCTGCTCcctgcaaatacaaatacagagaGGTACTGTGAGTCAATCACAGCCACAGattaacacattttcaaagatgaCCTCACGACCATTTAGGAACAATAAACAAGACTACTGAATGACGAgaggttctttttttattcttgtttaaTTTACAGGGTGTACAACCCTGTAAATTAGGAATGAAGGAATACCAACTGAAATAGTGTCTCTGGCTGCCTTATTCCatcaatacatatatatctgtTCATAATGAATGAACATCCACTCGGATAATATGAGATTGGAAAATCAATCTTTGGGAAAgattcattcatacactgcctgaagagccgtcagaggtaATTTAGGGGTAAGTGTCTTGCACAAGaacacatcggcatgtggatCGAACCGGCAACCTTCGTGTTGGTGGAcaaacga
Coding sequences within it:
- the il10ra gene encoding interleukin-10 receptor subunit alpha, translated to MITFLWIQEMDLCHTTSILLVLVICISSLSGLNVVPQPDNLQVNILDGEVLVYWKHPVDAPSNSKYNVQMAKYNGEWADVKSCIGITTSYCDLTRLILEYSCQYKVRVQLVAGNNTSLWTAKKVRPNESELQPPAFTLIATSSSLSINVYQKPILRKLFPYGHTYTIYLEETEQDKTTTAYLKDDVGEEQRTKTFSSLQWGREYCVSIKVQGNGALFASGVSPKQCLQLPEREFFLIAVSSLFVLGVLAIIAINATIVLCYLRRPAKTPAALKSPASYWLPLSAEEGPIEVVTDKGWFLSSIPVTEVENCAEHPATYSTENNGEERRTSMDSGVSMESKSATKDRGGPSMTQDDSGCGSLGGPEGSTDTQTDYPLQEERTDSEKVRKREDSGLGLGCRLDSSTMDLDGRDSSPLKELIPGGNYRTQSPSAVPIRDDEEAFQQTPPDTLLAKVVTGYRAGPQMCICSGAGQCTWCHGRGHYGSDVIKQYRSMCIEKGPLGFKCDFVDSYKAGHSFSSYSKKSQMDTVKMDDLKNTFIQLEDTFSLLTTLPPLPLVDGGHDFNMNNVSLSLSDVQLKSD